Proteins encoded within one genomic window of Neoarius graeffei isolate fNeoGra1 chromosome 18, fNeoGra1.pri, whole genome shotgun sequence:
- the LOC132866625 gene encoding monocyte to macrophage differentiation factor 2 isoform X2, with protein MNLIRFMNSRAPANKRYQPTEYEHAANCATHALWIIPSIVGGLLLYFLSDDHWEEISAWLYGAGLSSLFIISTAFHTITWKKSHMRSIEQCFHMCDRMVIYFFIAASYTPWLTLRELGPWAAHMRWVVWVMASGGTAYVFFFHERYKVVELVCYTAMGVFPAMVILSMADRSGVCELLVGGGCYVLGMVFFKSDGVVPFAHAIWHLFVAMGAGIHYYAIWKYLYTPGNQQTSTAR; from the exons ATGAATCTTATAAG ATTTATGAACAGCCGGGCACCAGCTAATAAGAGGTATCAGCCGACAGAATATGAGCACGCAGCTAACTGTGCTACACACGCG CTCTGGATCATTCCCAGTATTGTGGGTGGACTTTTGTTGTACTTCCTTTCTGATGACCACTGGGAGGAGATTTCGGCGTGGCTCTATGGTGCTGGCTTATCGAGCCTTTTTATCATTTCTACGGCCTTCCACACTATCACCTGGAAGAAGAGCCATatgcg ATCCATTGAGCAGTGTTTCCACATGTGTGACAGGATGGTGATCTACTTCTTCATTGCTGCATCCTACACACCCTG GCTGACTTTACGGGAACTCGGTCCATGGGCCGCTCACATGCGCTGGGTTGTCTGGGTGATGGCCTCTGGAGGAACTGCCTATGTCTTCTTCTTTcacgagag GTATAAAGTGGTCGAGTTGGTCTGCTATACAGCAATGGGAGTGTTTCCAGCGATGGTTATTCTGTCTATG gctgaCAGGTCGGGTGTGTGCGAGCTGTTGGTTGGTGGCGGGTGTTACGtgttggggatggtgttctttaaAAGTGATGGAGTGGTGCCCTTTGCGCACGCCATATGGCACCTGTTTGTTGCCATGGGGGCGGGCATCCATTACTACGCCATCTGGAAGTACTTGTACACACCTGGCAATCAACAGACCAGCACCGCTCGGTGa
- the LOC132866625 gene encoding monocyte to macrophage differentiation factor 2 isoform X1, protein MNLIRFMNSRAPANKRYQPTEYEHAANCATHANLQNKDYYLQLWIIPSIVGGLLLYFLSDDHWEEISAWLYGAGLSSLFIISTAFHTITWKKSHMRSIEQCFHMCDRMVIYFFIAASYTPWLTLRELGPWAAHMRWVVWVMASGGTAYVFFFHERYKVVELVCYTAMGVFPAMVILSMADRSGVCELLVGGGCYVLGMVFFKSDGVVPFAHAIWHLFVAMGAGIHYYAIWKYLYTPGNQQTSTAR, encoded by the exons ATGAATCTTATAAG ATTTATGAACAGCCGGGCACCAGCTAATAAGAGGTATCAGCCGACAGAATATGAGCACGCAGCTAACTGTGCTACACACGCG AATTTGCAGAATAAGGACTATTACTTACAG CTCTGGATCATTCCCAGTATTGTGGGTGGACTTTTGTTGTACTTCCTTTCTGATGACCACTGGGAGGAGATTTCGGCGTGGCTCTATGGTGCTGGCTTATCGAGCCTTTTTATCATTTCTACGGCCTTCCACACTATCACCTGGAAGAAGAGCCATatgcg ATCCATTGAGCAGTGTTTCCACATGTGTGACAGGATGGTGATCTACTTCTTCATTGCTGCATCCTACACACCCTG GCTGACTTTACGGGAACTCGGTCCATGGGCCGCTCACATGCGCTGGGTTGTCTGGGTGATGGCCTCTGGAGGAACTGCCTATGTCTTCTTCTTTcacgagag GTATAAAGTGGTCGAGTTGGTCTGCTATACAGCAATGGGAGTGTTTCCAGCGATGGTTATTCTGTCTATG gctgaCAGGTCGGGTGTGTGCGAGCTGTTGGTTGGTGGCGGGTGTTACGtgttggggatggtgttctttaaAAGTGATGGAGTGGTGCCCTTTGCGCACGCCATATGGCACCTGTTTGTTGCCATGGGGGCGGGCATCCATTACTACGCCATCTGGAAGTACTTGTACACACCTGGCAATCAACAGACCAGCACCGCTCGGTGa